A single region of the Bombus fervidus isolate BK054 chromosome 18, iyBomFerv1, whole genome shotgun sequence genome encodes:
- the LOC139996518 gene encoding PHD finger-like domain-containing protein 5A, which translates to MAKHNPDLIFCRKQPGVAVGRLCENCEGKCVICDSYVRPCTLFRVCDECNYGPYQGRCVICGGPGVSDAYYCMECTIQEKDRDGCPKIVNIGCSKTDLFYERKKFGFKKR; encoded by the exons ATGGCAAAACATAATCCAGATTTAATTTTCTGTAGAAAACAACCGGGAGTTG caGTAGGAAGGTTATGCGAGAACTGTGAAGGTAAATGTGTAATTTGTGATTCTTATGTAAGGCCTTGTACTTTGTTTCGGGTTTGTGATGAATGCAATTATGGACCTTATCAAGGGAGATGTGTTATTTGTGGTGGACCTGGTGTGTCTGATGCCTATTATTGCATGGAATGTACAATCCAAGAGAAAGAT CGTGATGGTTGTCCAAAGATTGTAAATATTGGGTGTTCAAAGACTGATCTATTTtatgaaaggaaaaaatttGGGTTCAAAAAAAGATAA
- the LOC141445947 gene encoding dynein axonemal heavy chain 9-like: MDLFRGFVEEKLGSKFVESRSPPFHKSFEETSSITPIFFILSPGVDPLKDVEKLGMQLGFTFGGRNFHNVSLGQGQEPIAEEAIELSANEGHWVILQNVHLVRKWLPTLEKKMEQCSENPHDDYQLFISAEPSPDPHESIIPQETLESCSKETEFKAILFALCYYHAVLAERRKFGAQGWNRRVIIDFSLKLYRSAPREGAYINGLYMEGARWDVQAGCIMDSRFKEPIMYIRAIKQDKQDLKNMYECPVYKTRSRSPTYVWTFNLRTKERASKWILGGVASLLQI, from the exons atGGATTTATTTAGGGGCTTCGTAGAAGAAAAGCTTGGTTCAAAATTTGTTGAATCCAGATCTCCACCTTTTCATAAATCATTTGAAGAAACCAGTTCAATCACGcctatatttttcattctctctCCAGGCGTTGATCCGTTGAAG GACGTCGAAAAACTGGGAATGCAATTGGGTTTCACTTTTGGAGgaagaaattttcataatgtGTCACTGGGTCAAGGTCAAGAACCCATAGCGGAAGAAGCCATAGAACTTTCGGCGAACGAAGGCCACTGGGTAATTTTGCAAAATGTCCATTTGGTGAGGAAATGGTTGCCtacattagaaaaaaaaatggaacaaTGCTCGGAGAATCCACATGATGATTATCAATTGTTCATTAGTGCGGAACCCAGTCCTGATCCTCATGAATCAATAATACCTCAG GAAACTTTGGAGTCCTGCAGCAAGGAAACCGAATTCAAAGCAATATTATTTGCACTTTGTTATTACCACGCTGTACTTGCAGAACGTCGAAAATTTGGGGCGCAAGGATGGAATAGG AGAGTAATAATAGATTTTTCACTAAAACTTTACAGATCAGCACCAAGAGAAGGCGCATATATAAACGGATTGTACATGGAAGGTGCACGATGGGACGTTCAAGCAGGATGTATCATGGACTCGCGATTTAAAGAACCAATAATGTATATTAGGGCGATTAAACAGGACAAACAAGATTTAAAGAATATGTATGAATGCCCTGTATATAAAACACGATCGCGAAGTCCTACTTACGTGTGGACGTTCAATTTAAGAACTAAGGAGAGAGCTAGTAAGTGGATTCTTGGTGGAGTGGCAAGTCTATTACaaatctaa